In one window of Candidatus Margulisiibacteriota bacterium DNA:
- the rsmA gene encoding ribosomal RNA small subunit methyltransferase A, giving the protein MAFAKKRYGQNFLIDKNILKKIVTSAKISPQEHVIEIGTGRGALTREIDKFAHSVISYEIDKDVYSENKIRLVPELRNTTLIEGDFMLLPFPIPEEDIKFKVIANIPYYITTPIIEKLIDHKDKVSDIYLMVQKEVADRLVASPGNKTYGSFTIFADYHFEVKKLFNVSRNCFRPVPNVESAFIQLTPRSLPKVKVADETLFFDLVHASFWGRRKTILTAVKNYQKTGKLAEIFKRALEAYDISPTIRGERLSVKEFGMLANYISQNQ; this is encoded by the coding sequence CAAAAAAACGATATGGTCAAAATTTTTTAATAGATAAAAATATTTTAAAGAAAATTGTCACTTCAGCAAAAATATCGCCACAAGAACATGTCATAGAGATTGGTACCGGGAGAGGCGCCCTAACAAGAGAGATTGATAAATTTGCCCATTCCGTAATCAGTTACGAAATTGATAAAGATGTTTATTCCGAAAACAAAATCAGGCTTGTACCGGAGCTCAGGAATACGACACTTATCGAAGGTGACTTCATGTTGTTGCCGTTCCCAATCCCTGAGGAAGACATAAAGTTCAAAGTTATCGCAAATATACCTTACTATATTACCACGCCAATTATAGAAAAATTAATTGACCATAAAGACAAGGTTTCCGACATCTATCTCATGGTTCAAAAAGAGGTAGCAGATAGATTGGTAGCCTCCCCTGGCAATAAAACTTATGGCTCGTTCACAATTTTCGCCGACTACCATTTCGAAGTAAAAAAACTATTTAACGTGAGCAGAAATTGTTTCAGGCCAGTGCCTAATGTCGAGTCAGCTTTCATCCAATTAACTCCCCGTTCTTTGCCGAAAGTCAAAGTCGCCGATGAAACTCTTTTTTTTGACCTCGTCCATGCATCTTTCTGGGGAAGACGAAAAACTATACTCACCGCCGTCAAAAATTATCAAAAAACCGGCAAATTAGCTGAGATTTTTAAGCGGGCCTTGGAAGCTTATGATATTTCTCCGACAATTAGAGGTGAACGGCTTTCTGTTAAAGAATTCGGAATGCTCGCGAACTATATTTCCCAAAATCAATGA